A DNA window from Gillisia sp. Hel1_33_143 contains the following coding sequences:
- a CDS encoding cysteine desulfurase family protein, whose protein sequence is MEKVYLDSAATTQMRDEVIDRMITVMRENYGNPSSTHSYGRSSKSLIENARKTVAGFLNVSASEIVFTSGGTEADNLALNSAVRDLDVRRIITSPIEHHAVLYTVNQLRECFDVEIVHVKITKTGEVDLDHLNELLQDTTKKTLVSLMHVNNEVGNILDINKVGGLCKANKALFQCDTVQSVGHFNLDFGSIPVDFTAVSAHKFHGPKGVGFAFVRKHSGLKPLIFGGEQERGHRAGTESVHNIVGLEEALKLAHRDMDEEREYITSLKSYFIQRLEDEIPGIKFNGNSKDLEKSTYTLINVCLPVSAEKALMLLFQLDLKGIACSKGSACQSGSDKGSHVLSAFLEEEDLKKPSIRFSFSRYNTKAEIDYVIETLKEFIDK, encoded by the coding sequence ATGGAAAAAGTATATCTAGACAGCGCGGCAACTACTCAGATGCGCGATGAGGTAATAGATAGAATGATTACTGTAATGAGAGAAAATTACGGAAACCCATCATCTACACATAGTTACGGAAGGTCATCTAAATCTTTAATTGAGAATGCTCGAAAGACTGTAGCAGGGTTCTTAAATGTATCTGCATCAGAAATAGTATTTACTTCGGGAGGTACAGAAGCAGATAATTTAGCTTTAAATTCTGCGGTTAGAGATCTTGATGTGAGAAGAATTATAACATCGCCAATAGAACATCATGCAGTATTATACACTGTAAACCAATTGAGAGAATGTTTTGATGTAGAAATTGTGCATGTAAAAATCACTAAGACTGGTGAGGTAGATCTTGATCATTTAAATGAGCTGTTGCAGGATACTACTAAGAAAACTCTGGTGAGTCTCATGCATGTAAATAATGAAGTTGGAAATATTCTAGATATCAATAAAGTTGGTGGGTTGTGCAAAGCTAATAAAGCTTTATTTCAATGTGATACGGTGCAGTCTGTAGGGCATTTCAACTTAGACTTTGGTAGTATACCGGTAGATTTTACAGCGGTAAGTGCTCATAAATTTCATGGTCCAAAAGGAGTTGGTTTTGCCTTTGTAAGAAAGCATAGTGGCTTAAAACCATTGATATTTGGCGGAGAGCAAGAACGCGGTCATAGAGCGGGAACAGAAAGTGTTCATAATATTGTAGGTCTGGAGGAAGCGCTGAAACTTGCCCACAGAGATATGGATGAAGAAAGAGAGTATATAACTTCTCTTAAGTCCTATTTTATTCAGCGTTTAGAAGATGAAATTCCTGGCATTAAATTTAATGGGAACTCTAAAGATCTTGAGAAAAGCACTTATACTCTAATTAATGTTTGTCTACCAGTTTCTGCGGAAAAGGCCTTGATGTTGTTATTTCAATTAGATCTTAAAGGTATAGCCTGTTCTAAAGGGAGTGCTTGCCAGAGTGGAAGCGATAAAGGTTCTCATGTTTTAAGTGCATTTTTAGAGGAGGAGGATCTTAAAAAACCATCTATTCGCTTTTCTTTTTCTAGATATAATACTAAGGCAGAAATAGATTATGTGATAGAAACTTTGAAGGAGTTTATTGATAAGTAA
- a CDS encoding Smr/MutS family protein: MIFQVNDKVEVLDDALEGVVVNIDASTVTVETTEGFLLDYHPSELVRLDDEQSRLIATSDVPVSDILREKQASKKSRSIRVKPKERNAPPMEVDLHIEKLVRSFRGMSNYDILTLQIDTAKHQLEFAMRKRIQKIVFIHGVGEGVLKAELDFLLGRYDNLKFYDADYQKYGVGATEVYFFQNN; this comes from the coding sequence ATGATTTTTCAGGTAAATGATAAGGTTGAAGTTCTTGATGATGCTCTAGAGGGTGTTGTGGTGAATATTGATGCATCTACTGTAACTGTAGAAACTACAGAAGGGTTTTTGCTAGACTATCATCCTTCTGAGCTGGTTAGATTAGACGATGAGCAGAGTAGGTTAATAGCAACTAGTGATGTTCCTGTTTCTGATATTTTGAGAGAGAAACAAGCTTCAAAAAAGTCAAGATCTATTAGGGTGAAGCCTAAAGAAAGAAATGCACCACCCATGGAAGTGGATCTTCATATAGAAAAATTAGTGAGATCTTTTAGGGGGATGAGCAATTACGATATACTAACCCTTCAAATTGATACTGCAAAACACCAATTAGAATTTGCTATGAGAAAGCGTATTCAGAAAATTGTATTCATACATGGTGTTGGAGAAGGAGTGCTTAAAGCAGAGTTAGATTTTTTGCTTGGTAGGTATGATAATCTTAAATTTTATGATGCAGATTATCAAAAATATGGCGTTGGCGCAACAGAAGTTTATTTCTTTCAAAATAATTAA
- a CDS encoding T9SS type A sorting domain-containing protein — MKQIYIIVFFFISIHGYSQLYIKPDANQDSYVYVESTEIFVEKQIDIKLQESENQISGLFLRNEGQLLQGKSNIPNTGNGFLSVFQEGEATAYTYNYWSLPVSDVSSVKKIDNVLYDPLDKLRSKKIETTTALNGSSNPLKISNKWLYKFSGDNYYNWLYIGNNFDLLPGEGFSMKGVEGQNMSIVLYNIFNNPGSKQRYDFRGLPNNGSYALNIQKEMSLLVGNPYPSALDLNLFLTENTSITGIAYFWDSAPIASHNLRDYEGGYGAYSPALGDYGYVPPLFKRYNSYGDELTSTTKNGIYYGRRYAPIAQGFMIIGLLDGFVNFKNEYRSYIKENVLNSHFKNQKKEDEIGLEISFLRLNIDFDKEYSRQLLLSNNENSTIHADRAMDAENISKSKSDIGWLIDNKNFIINIQPIEANTKIPLQIILSENRTITFQVEKIHSFKLPIFLYDAFTEETHYLSDLNEFTFTLDEGVYNDRFYLTFLKEYKPNHEEEEEEEEEEEEEEEDHAEIENEIPLTPIDNLQAYQDHDLHKIIVRLPKLLNASEIELFDDRGRKIFKLKAIKDEFLYELPTNNLSHGLYFIKIKSTKGNYISKKIIISK; from the coding sequence ATGAAGCAAATATACATCATCGTTTTCTTTTTTATAAGCATTCATGGATATTCCCAATTATATATTAAACCAGATGCCAATCAGGATAGCTATGTCTACGTGGAGAGTACTGAGATATTTGTGGAAAAACAAATAGACATAAAGCTACAGGAATCAGAAAATCAGATATCCGGATTGTTCTTAAGAAATGAAGGGCAGCTACTGCAAGGTAAATCCAACATCCCAAATACTGGAAATGGATTTCTATCTGTTTTTCAAGAAGGAGAGGCAACCGCGTACACTTATAATTATTGGTCTTTGCCGGTTTCAGATGTAAGTTCAGTAAAAAAAATAGATAATGTACTGTATGACCCACTAGATAAATTAAGAAGTAAGAAAATTGAAACCACTACTGCATTGAATGGAAGTTCGAACCCTCTAAAAATTTCAAATAAATGGTTATATAAATTTTCAGGAGATAATTATTACAATTGGCTTTACATAGGCAATAATTTTGATCTTCTTCCTGGAGAAGGTTTTTCAATGAAAGGAGTAGAAGGCCAAAATATGAGCATAGTGCTTTATAATATCTTTAATAACCCTGGCAGTAAACAACGATATGATTTTAGAGGTCTCCCAAATAACGGTTCATATGCACTCAATATTCAAAAAGAGATGAGTCTCCTCGTTGGCAACCCATACCCTTCTGCCTTAGATCTCAATCTATTTCTAACAGAAAATACAAGCATTACCGGGATTGCATATTTTTGGGATTCTGCTCCAATAGCTTCACATAATTTACGTGATTATGAGGGAGGATATGGAGCTTACTCTCCCGCCTTAGGTGATTATGGCTATGTTCCTCCATTATTTAAAAGATATAATTCTTATGGAGATGAATTAACTAGCACTACCAAGAATGGAATTTATTACGGAAGAAGATATGCTCCAATTGCTCAAGGCTTCATGATTATAGGCTTATTAGATGGCTTCGTAAATTTTAAAAATGAATACCGATCTTACATAAAAGAAAATGTCCTGAATTCTCATTTTAAAAATCAGAAAAAGGAAGATGAAATAGGTCTAGAAATTTCGTTTTTAAGATTGAATATAGACTTTGACAAAGAATATTCAAGGCAACTTTTATTATCTAACAACGAGAATTCTACCATACATGCAGACAGAGCTATGGATGCAGAAAATATTTCGAAATCTAAATCTGACATTGGATGGCTTATAGATAATAAGAACTTTATAATTAACATACAACCTATTGAAGCTAACACCAAAATCCCCTTACAGATCATTTTAAGTGAGAATAGAACTATTACATTCCAGGTTGAAAAAATCCATAGTTTTAAACTTCCCATATTTCTATATGACGCTTTTACAGAAGAAACTCATTATCTAAGTGACCTTAATGAATTTACTTTCACTCTAGATGAGGGAGTATATAACGACAGGTTTTATCTTACTTTTCTCAAAGAATATAAACCTAACCATGAAGAAGAAGAAGAAGAAGAAGAAGAAGAAGAAGAAGAAGAAGAAGATCACGCTGAGATAGAAAATGAAATTCCCCTAACTCCCATAGATAACCTGCAGGCTTATCAAGATCATGATCTCCATAAAATCATAGTGCGTTTACCCAAACTTCTTAATGCTTCAGAAATAGAATTATTTGATGATCGCGGAAGAAAGATTTTTAAGCTTAAAGCCATTAAAGATGAATTTTTATATGAGCTTCCAACAAATAATTTGAGCCACGGACTTTATTTCATAAAAATTAAAAGCACTAAAGGCAATTATATCTCTAAAAAAATAATAATTTCAAAGTAA
- a CDS encoding DUF2752 domain-containing protein, producing the protein MEDYFLPCLNKQIFGMECYGCGGQRAAMLLLHGHFKEAFFMFPAIYSLLMLLFFLVLNLFIRIKNEFKIKMLLIYINVAVIFINYSIKLYHLYQI; encoded by the coding sequence ATGGAAGACTATTTTCTTCCCTGCTTAAACAAGCAAATATTTGGAATGGAATGTTATGGCTGCGGAGGCCAGCGTGCAGCTATGCTTTTATTACATGGACATTTTAAAGAGGCGTTCTTCATGTTTCCTGCGATCTATAGCCTTTTAATGCTATTATTTTTCTTGGTTTTAAATCTATTTATTAGAATTAAAAATGAATTTAAGATCAAAATGCTTCTTATTTATATTAATGTGGCAGTAATATTTATAAATTACAGCATTAAATTATATCACCTTTATCAAATCTAA
- a CDS encoding CCC motif membrane protein codes for MNLQKQELPNSTLILIMGILSIVGCCCYGAVGLIFGIVAVILSKKSIEIYQSNPELYLGYQNVKTGRILGIIGIVLSAIVVLSWLVALIFFGGMEGIYHMQDEVIRQYGG; via the coding sequence ATGAACTTACAAAAACAAGAACTTCCCAATTCTACTTTAATTCTTATAATGGGCATACTATCTATAGTTGGCTGTTGCTGCTATGGCGCGGTTGGTTTGATATTTGGGATTGTTGCCGTAATCCTTTCAAAAAAATCCATAGAGATCTATCAATCTAACCCAGAGCTTTACTTAGGATATCAAAATGTAAAAACTGGAAGAATTTTGGGAATTATAGGTATTGTACTTAGCGCAATAGTTGTTCTCTCTTGGCTCGTAGCTTTAATATTTTTTGGAGGAATGGAAGGTATTTATCATATGCAAGATGAAGTAATTAGACAATATGGAGGATAA
- the hisS gene encoding histidine--tRNA ligase codes for MAQKPSIPKGTRDFSPSEVAKRNFVIDTIRSQFQKFGFQPIETPSFENSDTLMGKYGEEGDRLIFKILNSGDYLKKADSYALKDHDSVKLTSSISEKALRYDLTVPFARYVVQHQSEIEFPFKRYQIQPVWRADRPQKGRFREFFQCDADVVGSDSLWQEVEFVQLYDAVFSQLGLNGVTIKINNRKILSGFAEVIGEQDKLIDFTVALDKLDKIGEDGVKKEMLEKGISSEALNNIQPIFSLKGSFEHKIEVLNKILENSEIGQKGIQELKFVNKVISNMPLKTAILDLDVTLARGLNYYTGAIFEVSAPEGVKMGSIGGGGRYDDLTGIFGLKNMSGVGISFGLDRIYLVMEELDLFPQTVTANTKVMFINFGQNEALYALKAVKELREAGISAELYPDDAKMKKQMNYANRRDIPFVILAGEEEIEKKLYGFKNMKTGDQEKVSIDKLKELLT; via the coding sequence ATGGCACAAAAACCATCTATTCCAAAAGGTACTAGAGACTTTTCTCCTTCAGAAGTGGCAAAACGTAATTTTGTAATTGATACGATAAGATCTCAATTTCAGAAATTCGGATTTCAACCTATTGAAACCCCTAGTTTTGAAAATTCTGATACGCTTATGGGTAAGTATGGAGAAGAAGGGGATAGATTAATATTTAAAATCCTTAATTCTGGAGATTACTTAAAAAAAGCTGATTCATATGCACTTAAGGATCATGATAGTGTAAAGCTCACATCTTCAATTAGTGAAAAAGCTCTGAGGTATGATCTTACTGTACCGTTTGCTAGATACGTAGTGCAACATCAAAGCGAAATAGAGTTTCCTTTTAAGCGCTATCAAATTCAACCTGTATGGAGAGCAGACAGGCCTCAAAAAGGACGTTTTAGAGAATTTTTTCAATGTGATGCAGATGTTGTAGGGAGCGATAGCCTTTGGCAAGAAGTTGAATTTGTGCAGCTCTACGACGCCGTGTTTTCTCAATTAGGTTTGAACGGAGTAACTATTAAGATCAATAATAGAAAAATCTTATCTGGTTTTGCAGAAGTTATTGGAGAACAGGATAAATTGATAGATTTCACAGTGGCTTTAGATAAGCTAGATAAAATTGGAGAAGATGGAGTTAAAAAAGAAATGCTTGAAAAAGGTATTTCTTCTGAAGCTCTAAATAATATTCAGCCAATTTTTTCTTTAAAAGGGAGTTTTGAACATAAAATTGAAGTTTTAAATAAGATTCTGGAAAATTCTGAAATAGGACAAAAAGGAATTCAAGAACTTAAATTTGTTAATAAGGTAATTTCTAACATGCCGTTAAAGACAGCAATTTTAGATCTGGATGTTACTTTAGCTAGAGGATTGAATTATTATACAGGTGCAATTTTCGAAGTGTCGGCTCCAGAAGGAGTCAAAATGGGCTCTATAGGTGGGGGAGGAAGGTATGATGATCTTACCGGAATTTTTGGTCTTAAGAATATGAGTGGTGTGGGTATCTCTTTTGGTTTAGACAGGATCTACCTTGTTATGGAAGAATTAGATCTTTTTCCGCAGACAGTTACTGCAAATACAAAAGTGATGTTCATCAATTTTGGGCAGAACGAGGCGCTTTACGCTTTAAAGGCTGTTAAAGAATTAAGAGAAGCAGGGATCTCTGCGGAGCTTTATCCAGATGATGCTAAAATGAAAAAGCAAATGAACTATGCAAATAGAAGAGATATACCCTTTGTTATTTTAGCCGGGGAAGAAGAAATAGAAAAGAAACTATATGGTTTTAAGAATATGAAAACGGGAGATCAGGAAAAGGTTTCTATAGATAAGTTAAAAGAGCTGCTAACATAG